GGCGACGTGACGCTCGACGGCGGAACCTTGGAAACAAGCGCGAGCGTCTCCAGCGCGCGCGACATAGTCGTCGCGAGCAGCGGGGCGATCAGCGCCGCTGCCGATACGGTGTTCACCTATAATGGCCTCTTCTCGGGCACCGGCACATTGACCAAAAATGGTGCGGGCACCTTGCTTGTCACCGCCGACAATAGCGGTTTTGGCGGTAGCACGGCGGTCGCGGGCGGCATGCTCGCGGTTCAGGGCAGCCTTGGCGGTACGGTTAACGTCGGTTCGGCGGGACGTCTCGAAGGCGACGGACGTGTCGGAAGCATCGTCAATGCGGGCGTCGTCGCGCCAGGCCGCAGCATCGGCACGCTGACCGTGGCGGGCGATTATAACGGCAATGGCGGGGCGCTCGAGATCGAGGCGGAGCTTGGCGGCGATGCATCGCCGGCGGATCGGCTGGTCGTGAACGGCGCGACCTCGGGCAATACGCGCGTGACGATCATCAACCGCGGCGGGCTGGGCGCGCAGACCGTCGAGGGCATCAAGATCGTCGATGTCGCCGGTGCATCGAACGGCAGTTTCACGCTCGATGGCGACTATCTGTTCGACGGCCAGCAGGCGGTAATTGCGGGCGCTTATGGCTATCGCCTCTTCAAGAACGGCGTTGCGACCCCGCAGGACGGCGACTGGTATCTGCGTTCGGCGCGGCTCGATGCGATCGGCGAACCCGAAGGACCGCTCTATCAGCCGGGCGTGCCCGTCTACGAAGCCTATGTCGGGGCGCTGCAGTCGCTGAACCGTCTGCCGACCTTGCAACAGCGCGTCGGCAACCGGTCGTGGGCCGCCTCGCCGATCGCCGGTGCGGGCCTCTGGGGCCGCTTCGAGTCCGAACGCCAGCGTCCCGAAGCCCTGGTCTCGACCAGCGGCGCGGACCGCAAGGTCGACCAGTGGCAGGCGCAGCTCGGCCTCGATGCGGTGCTGGCAGCGCGTCGCGACAGCGCGGCGCTCGTCGGCGGGCTGACCGCGCATTATGGCAAGGCGGACAGCGCCGTGACGTCGATATTCGGCGACGGCACGATCGACACGCAGGGCTATGGCGTCGGCGCGACGATGACCTGGTACGGGCCGAAGGGCTTCTACGTCGACGGGCAGGTCAAGCTGAGCTGGTTCGACAGCGACCTGGAATCGAACGTCCTCGGATCGCTTGCTCGCGGCAACAAGGGCGACGGGCAGGCGTTCAGCCTCGAACTCGGCAAGCAGACCCAGCTCGGCCGCAACCTCAGCATCACGCCGCAGATCCAGATGAGCTATGCCAAGGTCGATTTCCACCGGTTCGCCGACCCGGCCGAAGCCGCGGTTTCGGCGGCGAAGGGCGAGAGCCTGAAGACGCGCTGGGGCTTGGCGATCGACCATCAGACGAGCTGGAAGGGCCGGTCGGGCGACACGCGCCGTACGCGCCTCTACACCGTGATGAACCTCAGCTATGAATGGCTCGACGGCGCCGAGGCCGACGTATCGGGAACGCCGATCGCCAACCGCGATCGGCGCCTGACGGGCGAACTCGGTCTCGGCGGCAGCTACAGCTGGGGCGACGACCGCTTCACCCTGTACACCGAAGTATCGGGCGACACGGCGATCGCCGACTTCGGTGCGGGCTACAACGTCAAGGGCACCGCGGGTTTCCGGGTGCGGTTCTAAGCTGCGGTCGTTTGGACTCGCGAGAGAGCGGACGCCTCGGACCTCCCGGGGCGTCCGCTCTTCATCGTTGAGGGCCAGAGGCGGATCGTCTCCAAGCGGCCAATGGCCGCCACGCTAGAGCATCTCGTTTGCACGCAGATCCGAACAGGAGGAACAGGAGGAGAAGCGCCCAGCGTTGAAGCTATGGCGCGCTTCATCAAAAAAGCGGGCCGCGACGTGACATTTTTCCCTGAATTCAAGCCTGGACGATCGGCTTAAGCAACTTATAATGTTCGATAAGAATGCACGCATGCAGGTGGTTGCGTGCTTGCTCGGCATTCGTAGCGGTTATGAAATCGCTCAAAGGTGGCGGCTAAGTCTTTGAAAGAAATGGTGGACGCACTAGGGCTCGAACCTAGGACCCGCTGATTAAGAGTCAGCTGCTCTACCAACTGAGCTATGCGTCCACTGCCATTTCAGGCATGCCAGGCTGCGAAGAGTTGTCCTCTTTGCTGCGAAGCGAGCGGCCCGCTATCATGGCTCTGGGGGGATGGCAATGCCCCCGATGCCTTTTTGCCAAGTTTTTTCTCAATGAAAGCGGCGCGTGCCCGTTTTGCTGTCGTTTTCGATCGCGAGCATGATGCCGACGCACGTCATAATCGTCAGCATCGACGAACCGCCATAGGAAAAGAGCGGTAGCGGAATGCCGACGACGGGGGCGAGACCCATGACCATCATCAGATTGATCGCGATATAGAAAAAGATCGTCATCGTGAGGCCGGCGGCGGTGAGCTGTCCGAAACGCGTCCGTGCCTTGAGCGCGACGCGCGTCGACCAGCGCAGCAGCAGGAAGAAGCCGAACAGTAGCGCGAGGCCGCCGATCAGCCCCCATTCCTCGGCCATCGTCGCGAAGATGAAGTCGGTGTGGCCTTCGGGCAGATAGTCGAGGTGGCTTTGCGACCCGTTGAGGAAGCCCTTGCCGCCGATGCCGCCCGATCCGATCGCGATCTTCGACTGGCTGATATGATAGCCGGCGCCAAGCGGATCGCTTTCGGGATCAAGGAAGATCAGCACGCGTTTCTGCTGATAATCGTGGAGGAAGGAGAAGAGGACCGGCAACGCCGCAAGTCCCGCCACCGCGGTACTGCCGAACCACCAGAAGGGCAGGCCGGCGACGAACATCACCACGACCCCGCCGATGCAGATTGCGAGCGCGGTGCCGAGGTCGGGTTGCAGCATGACGAGCGCGGCCGGCAGGCCGATCATCACCATCGCGGGCCACAGCGCGGTGAAGGTCCGCGTGTTGCCGGGCGGAAGCTGCGCATAGAAGCGCGCCAGCGCGATGACGATCGCGACCTTCATCAATTCCGACGGCTGGAGGTTCATAAAACCGAGGTTGAGCCAACGCTGGCTGCCCCCGCCGACGAAGCCAAGCAGCTCGACCGCGATCAGCAGGATCAGGATGCCGATATAGGCGATATAGGCGAAGTCCTCGAAGATACGGATCGGGAAGCGGCCGATCACCAGCGCGACACTGAGGAAGACGAGGAAGCGCACGCCCTGGTTGAGCGCCCACGGTGACCAGTTGCCGCCCGCGGCCGAATAGAGGACGAGCAGGCCGAAACCGGTGATGCCCGCGAGGATCGCGATCAGTTTCCACGGGATGCGTTGGATGGCGGGTGGCACGGGGATCATTGCGCGAGCTCCGGATCGGGCTTTGATGCACCCGCCTTCCACGCCGCATAGTCGCGGTCCATGCGTTCCTTGATCGTGCCGCCCCAGCCGGCCTCGAAGGTCGTGAGCGCTTCCATCGCCTTTTCGCGGTCGAAGAGGAAAGTCATGAAATCCTTGGCCACCGGCGCCGCGGCGCGCGATCCGCCCATGCCGTGCTCGATGACGACGGCGGTTGCATAGCGGGGGTTAACCACCGGCGCGAAGCCGACGAACAGGCCGTGATCGCGGAATTTCCACGTGCCGCTTTTGCCGTTGCCGGTGCCGAGCCCGCGCACCTGCGCGGTGCCCGTCTTGCCCGCCATCGTGATGCCGTCGAGCGGCAGGCGGCTGCGCACCGCGGTGCCGGCGCCGTTGACGACAAGGTCCATGCCGTGGCGCGCGACGGCAAGCGCTTCGGGCGAGAAGGGCAGGGGCTCATTCTTGAACTCGCGGTTGATCAGGCGCGGGTAAAGCCGGCGTCCCGATGCGATCCGCGCCGCCATCACCGCGAGCTGGAGCGGATTGGCGAGCACATAGCCTTGTCCGATGACGGCGTTGAGCGAGTCCGACGCCGAC
This window of the Sphingopyxis sp. CCNWLW2 genome carries:
- the rodA gene encoding rod shape-determining protein RodA, with the translated sequence MIPVPPAIQRIPWKLIAILAGITGFGLLVLYSAAGGNWSPWALNQGVRFLVFLSVALVIGRFPIRIFEDFAYIAYIGILILLIAVELLGFVGGGSQRWLNLGFMNLQPSELMKVAIVIALARFYAQLPPGNTRTFTALWPAMVMIGLPAALVMLQPDLGTALAICIGGVVVMFVAGLPFWWFGSTAVAGLAALPVLFSFLHDYQQKRVLIFLDPESDPLGAGYHISQSKIAIGSGGIGGKGFLNGSQSHLDYLPEGHTDFIFATMAEEWGLIGGLALLFGFFLLLRWSTRVALKARTRFGQLTAAGLTMTIFFYIAINLMMVMGLAPVVGIPLPLFSYGGSSMLTIMTCVGIMLAIENDSKTGTRRFH